From one Lolium rigidum isolate FL_2022 chromosome 4, APGP_CSIRO_Lrig_0.1, whole genome shotgun sequence genomic stretch:
- the LOC124649322 gene encoding S-type anion channel SLAH2-like, which translates to MTISESIDVQVAGEPGCAPSPSPEELLIHVPSRHESTRGDTPCSVSLSVPASPSGLHLAQLGMPPLPPVNGEGAVPPSKTKLVHHPSLPQLLNQARHHSQPTLVVRDAGGEAPAVPRSDSTRERDRRFDHFKTFSGRLERQLSALRGQPQEPLPDAVDIERGHGAASKISEEDTDEEEDVPSADRYFAALEGPELETLRSTEVAVLPKDELWPFLLRFPISAFGMCLGVSSQAMLWKTLESEPSTAFLRVHPAANHVLWWISVALTVLVSITYLLKVVFYFEAVRREFHHPVRGNFFFAPWIACLFLVKGVPRPVDEIHHVVWYLLMAPILCLDLKIYGQWMSSGERRLSKVANPSNHLAVVGNFVGALLGARMGLRELPIFFFAVGLAHYTVLFVTLYQRLPTNVQLPKELHPVFFLFVAAPSVASMAWARISGEFNNGAKLAYFVSMFLYASLVVRVNLFRGFRFSLAWWAYTFPMTSVALATVLYASEVDNVGTRALAVGLSGISAVTVTGVLATTVYHAFVRGDLFPNDVSIAITRRRPKFSKILAHLRLSSSDDKELVFSIPSFSSNPNLGAYSDDSASDSKMSSSSDQSPAMAHGHGRSAEP; encoded by the exons ATGACGATCAGCGAGAGCATCGATGTCCAGGTGGCCGGCGAGCCAGGGTGTGCTCCGTCTCCGTCCCCGGAAGAGCTTCTCATTCATGTCCCCTCGCGCCATGAATCGACGCGGGGAGATACGCCGTGCTCTGTCTCGCTCAGCGTGCCGGCCTCGCCGTCGGGGCTCCACCTCGCGCAGCTCGgcatgccgccgctgccgcccgtCAACGGCGAGGGCGCGGTGCCGCCCAGTAAGACAAAGCTCGTCCACCATCCCTCCCTGCCGCAGCTGCTGAACCAGGCGCGGCACCACTCGCAGCCGACGCTGGTAGTCAGAGACGCGGGCGGCGAGGCGCCGGCGGTACCGCGGAGCGACAGCACGCGCGAGCGGGACCGGCGGTTCGACCACTTCAAGACCTTCTCTGGCCGCCTCGAGCGTCAGCTCTCCGCACTCCGCGGGCAGCCCCAGGAGCCCCTGCCGGACGCCGTCGACATCGAGCGCGGCCACGGCGCCGCGTCCAAAATCTCCGAGGAggacaccgacgaggaggaggacgtcccCTCCGCCGACCGCTACTTCGCCGCGCTCGAAGGCCCCGAGCTCGAGACACTTCGC TCGACGGAGGTGGCTGTGTTGCCCAAGGACGAGTTGTGGCCGTTCCTACTCCGGTTCCCGATCAGCGCGTTTGGGATGTGCCTGGGCGTGAGCAGCCAGGCGATGCTGTGGAAGACCCTCGAGTCGGAGCCCTCCACGGCGTTTCTCCGCGTCCACCCCGCCGCCAACCACGTCCTCTGGTGGATCTCCGTCGCCCTCACCGTGCTCGTCTCCATCACCTACCTCCTCAAGGTCGTCTTCTACTTCGAGGCCGTCCGCCGCGAGTTCCACCACCCGGTGCGCGGCAACTTCTTCTTCGCGCCGTGGATCGCCTGCCTCTTCCTCGTCAAGGGCGTGCCGCGGCCCGTGGATGAGATCCACCACGTCGTCTGGTACCTCCTCATGGCGCCCATCCTCTGCCTCGACCTCAAGATCTACGGCCAGTGGATGTCCTCCGGCGAGCGCCGCCTCTCCAAGGTGGCCAACCCGTCCAaccacctcgccgtcgtcggcaacTTTGTCGGCGCGCTGCTCGGCGCCAGGATGGGCCTCAGGGAGCTGCCCATCTTCTTCTTTGCCGTCGGGCTAGCGCACTACACCGTGCTCTTCGTCACGCTCTACCAGCGGCTCCCCACCAACGTGCAGCTGCCCAAGGAGCTGCACCCTgtattcttcctcttcgtcgctgcGCCCAGCGTCGCGTCCATGGCCTGGGCCAGGATCTCCGGCGAGTTCAACAACGGCGCCAAGCTCGCCTACTTCGTCTCCATGTTCCTCTACGCGTCGCTGGTGGTGCGCGTCAACCTCTTCCGGGGGTTCAGGTTCTCGCTGGCCTGGTGGGCGTACACGTTCCCGATGACCAGCGTCGCGCTGGCCACGGTGCTTTACGCGTCGGAGGTGGACAACGTGGGAACGCGGGCCCTGGCGGTGGGGCTCTCCGGGATCTCCGCCGTCACGGTCACCGGCGTCCTGGCCACCACCGTGTACCACGCCTTCGTGCGCGGGGACCTCTTCCCCAACGACGTCTCCATCGCCATCACGCGGCGGAGGCCCAAGTTCAGCAAGATCCTCGCGCACCTCCGGTTGTCCAGCTCCGACGACAAGGAGCTCGTCTTCTCCATCCCAAGTTTCAGTTCCAATCCAAACCTCGGTGCCTACTCCGACGACTCCGCCTCCGATTCCAAGATGAGTAGCAGCTCCGATCAGTCTCCGGCGATGGCCCACGGGCACGGAAGATCGGCAGAGCCTTAG